The Paenibacillus mucilaginosus 3016 genome includes the window ACTGCTGCTCCACGTAGTGGTTCGGGTAATTGTGCGGATACAGGTAGCCCTTGTGGCCCAGCTTCTCCGCACCCGCGTAGTGCCCGTCGCGCAGATGCAGCGGCACCTCCGCGCTGCGCAGCCGTTCGATGGCCTGGCCTACCCGGCCGAGCGCCTGCGGGATCGCGTCCGACTTCGGGCTCTCGACCGCGAAGAGGATCGCCTGCGCCACGACATACTTCGATTCGGGCCAGCCGATCTTGTGGTACGCATCCATGGCCGTCACGGCCTGCAACATCGCCTGCGGGTTCGCGAGTCCGATGTCCTCGCTGCACATGACGATGAGCCGGCGCAGGAAGGTCATCGGATCCATGCCGAGCTGCTCGACCGCATAGATGAACCAGAACAGCGCCGCATCGCTGGAGCCCCGCAGGCTCTTGTGGAAGGCCGAGAGGACGTCGTACTGCGTGGACTCGTCGGCCTTCAGCGTCGGCCGGCGGATCGACTCCTCCGCCACCTCGAGCGTGATGCGGATCGTGCCGTCCCGCTCCGGCGGGGTCGTCATGGCCGCGAGCTCGAGCGCATTAAGCGCCCGTCGGATGTCTCCTCCCGCCATTTTGGACAGATGGTTCAGCGCCTCTCCGTCCGCCTTCACGGGCAGGAACCCGAGCCCCCGCTCCGTATCCTCCAGCGCCCTCCGCATCGCGAGGAGGGAATGCTCATGCGTGAGCGGCTGGAGCTGGAACAGCGTGGAGCGCGACAGAAGCGCCCCGTTCACATGGTGAAACGGGTTCTCCGTCGTCGCGCCGATGAAGATGATGATCCCCTGTTCGACCGCCGGCAGCAGGGCGTCTTGTCTCGACGTGTTGAACCGGTGAACCTCGTCGAGGAACAGGATGGTTTTTTTGCCGTAGAGAGACCGGTTCTGCTTCGCCTGATCGATCACTTCCCGTACGTCTTTGACTCCGGCATCCACCGCGTTCAGCTTCACGAAGATGCCCGAGGTCCGGTGCGAGATGATCCCCGCCAGTGTCGTCTTGCCCGTACCCGGCGGCCCGTAGAGGAGAATGGAGGTTACCTGGTCCGCTTCGATCGCCCGCCGCAGGAGCTTGCCCGGGCCTACGATCTGTTCCTGCCCAATATATTCTTCCAGGGTGCGGGGACGCATCCGGTCAGCCAGCAGCCGGCCTTCCGGGCTCTGCTCCGCCGCCATGGTGAACAAATCCATATATGTCACAACCTTATTCCGCTTGGGATGTATGCCAGGGGGGATCCGCAAGTGGAACAACCCCCTTCCTCCATTATAAACCCCATAGCGCGAATTACAACGGCAGCGGACAGCCCCTCTCCTCCGAGCCTCCCGATAGATCCTCGGACTCCGGTCTGCAGCATTCTTTCCCCCACCCTTTTGGCTGTATACAGAAAAACACACCCTGTCGTCCGTGGACAGCAGGGTGTGTTTCCATTTCAATGCTCTAGGCCCGGTAATGCTGGGGCCATGCTCATCTTCATCCGGTCAGGCCTTGATGCCTGCCTTGTTCAGCAGATCGCGTACCGCGACACTGACCATGATGAGCCCGGCTACCGGAGGCACGAAGGCATTGCTTGCCGGCGGCTGCTTCGCCTTGCGGATCTCCGGCGCATTCTCCGGCACGATCTTCTGCGTGACATCCTGACGGGGCTTGATCGGTTCCTCCGTAGAGAAGACGACCTTGACCCCCTTCTTGATGCCTTCGCTGCGCAGCTTGTGACGGATGACCCGGGCCAGGGGATCCACCGACGTCTTGGAGATGTCGGCGACCTGGAACTTGGTCGGATCCATCTTGTTGGCCGCGCCCATGCTGGAGATCATCTTGATCTTGCGGCGCAGGCACTGCTTGATCAGGTGAATCTTGTACGAGATCGTATCGGAGGCGTCAAGCACATAATCGAGCGGGTACTTGAACAGCTCCTCGTACGTCTCTTCCGTATAGAACATCCGAAGAGCGATGACCTCGCACTCCGGGTTGATCTGCAGAATCCGGTCGCGCATCAGGTCGACCTTCGGCTGGCCGACGGTCGTGGTCAGCGCGTGGATCTGGCGGTTCACATTCGTGATGTCGACGACGTCCTTGTCGATCAGGACGAGCCGGCCCACGCCGGTGCGGGCCAGCGCCTCGGCGGCGATCGAACCGACGCCACCGATGCCGAGCACCGCTACCGTGCTGTTTTTCATCACTTGCAGCCCTTCCGGGCCGATGGCGAGTTCCGTGCGGGAGAACTGGTTCAGCATGGCGGAACACACTCCTTTTCGTGTCGGTCGCTTATTTCGGCGCAGGCTGCTTCACGGCCGTACGGATCGACAGCTGCTCAAGCTGCTTGTCGTCTACTGCGCTTGGCGCATTCATCAGAAGGTCCGTTGCGCTCGCCGTCTTAGGGAAGGCGATCGTCTCACGCAGGTTCGTGCGGCCGGCGATCAGCATCACCAGGCGGTCGAAGCCGTAGGCCATTCCGCCGTGCGGAGGCGTACCGTACTCGAAGGCGTCGAGGAGGTAGCCGAACTGCTCCTTCGCTTCCTCCGGGGAGAAGCCGAGTGCGGCGAACATCTTCTCCTGCACGTCACGCTGGTAGATCCGCATGGAGCCGCCGCCCACTTCATAGCCGTTGAGCACGAGGTCATACGCCTGCGCGCGGATTTGGCCCGGGTCCGTGTCGAAGAAGTGAAGGTCTTCATCCTTCGGACGGGTGAACGGATGGTGCTCCGCCACATAACGCTTCTGTTCTTCGTCGTAGCCGAGGAGCGGGAAGTCGACGACCCAAGCGAACTTGAACACACTGTCGTCGATGAGGCCCAGCTGGCGGCCGATCTTCAGACGCAGGTTGCCAAGCACGTCCGCCACGACTTTCTTCGTGTCGGCGGAGAAGAGAAGCAGGTCGCCTTCTTCCACTTCCAGGTGCGACTTCAGGGCTTCGAGCTCTTCCGGCGTGAAGAACTTCACGATCGGGCCTTTGAGCTCGCCTTCCTTGTAGGTCATCCACGCCAGGCCTTTGGCCCCGTAGCGGGCCGCATAGACGCCGAGATCGTCGATCTCCTTGCGGCTCCACGTACCGCAGCCCTTGGCGTTGAGCGCCTTGACTTGGCCGCCCTTCGATACGACGCTGGCAAACACCTGCACACCCGAGCTCTTCACAATGTCCGATACGTCCTTCAGCTCGAGGCCGAAGCGCAGGTCCGGCTTGTCGGAGCCGTACTTGCTCATCGCGTCCGCATAGGAGATGCGCTGGAATGGCGTAGGGATCTCGACGTTCGCCGTCTCGCGGAACAAGCGGACCACAAGCTTCTCCATCAGATCGAGGAGCTGGTCCTGGGACAGGAACGACGTCTCGATGTCCACCTGCGTGAACTCCGGCTGGCGGTCGGCGCGAAGGTCCTCGTCGCGGAAGCAGCGGGCGATCTGGTAGTAGCGCTCGAGGCCGGCCACCATCAGCAGCTGCTTGTAGATCTGCGGCGACTGCGGCAGCGCGAAGAATTCGCCCGGGTGCACACGACTCGGCACGAGGTAGTCGCGCGCGCCTTCCGGCGAGCTCTTCGTCAGGATCGGCGTCTCGACATCGATAAAGCCGTTCTCGTCGAGGTAGTCGCGGAACACTTTGGCCGCCTTCGAACGGAGCATCAGGGTACGCTGCATCTCCGGACGGCGCAGGTCGAGGTAGCGGTACTTCAGGCGGAGCGATTCATCGATCTCGATGCCGTCTTCGATGAAGAACGGCGGGTTCTTCGCCTGGTTCATGATCTCGATCTCGGTGATCTGCACTTCGATCTCGCCGGTCGGCAGGTTCGGGTTCACCGTCTCCGCGTCACGCTCGACGACTTTACCGCGTACCGCGAGCACATACTCGTTGCGCGCACGGTCGGCTACCGCGAGGGCTTCGCCGGAGAAAGCCGGGTTGAATACGATCTGGACCAGGCCGCTGCGGTCGCGCAGGTCGATGAACAGGACTCCGCCGAGGTCACGGCGGCGCTGCACCCAGCCGTTCAGGGTCACGGTCTCGCCGACGTTCGCTTTCGTCAGGGAGCCGCATTGATGGGTTTTGAGCATTGTAGACATGGTTGATTCTACCTCCAAGTGTTATTCGGTATGGGACAATCTATACATTCCGGATCCGGTCCGCCAGGGTCTGCACGAAGCCGGATAGCGGTAACGTCTCTTGTTCGCCGGTCAGCATGCTCTTCACGCTGATCTCGCCTCTCGCAAGCTCGTCGTCGCCAAGGATGGCCACGAAGGCTGCCGCCTGGCGGTCCGCCGATTTCATCTGGGCCTTCATCTTGCGGCTCAGGTAATCCTTCTCGCCGCTCAGTCCGGCGAGACGCACCTGCTGCAGCAGGCGGACGCACTCCTTGTCGGCGGCTTCGCCAAGGCCGATCAGGTAGACGTCCAGCGGCTTCGCTGCCGGAATCTCCACGCCCTGCGCCGCCAGCACCAGCAGGATGCGCTCCATGCCGAGGCCAAGGCCCACGCCCGGCTTGTCGTTATTGCCGCCGGCGATCTGGCCGACGAGGCCGTTGTATCGGCCGCCGCCGCCGATCGTATCGATGGCGCCGATCCCGCCCGCTTTGTACTCGAACGCGGTGTGGGTGTAGTAATCCAGGCCGCGGACCAGTCTCGGGTTGAGGCGGTACGGAATCTCCATCGCCGTCAGGTAATCCTGCACCGCCTGGAAGTGCACGGTGCATTCTTCATCCAGGTGCTCGGTGATGGTCGGGGCGCCCTCACAGAATTTCTGGTCGATCTTGCAGTCTAGAATCCGCATCGGGTTGCGGTCATAGCGCGACTGGCAGTCCTTGCAGAGCTGATCCTTCACCGGCGCGAAGAACCGCTGGATATGCTCGCGGTAAGAGGCACGCACCGACGGCGTACCGACCGAGTTGATCTCCACGACGACGTCCTTCAGCCCAAGCTCCTTGTAGAACGTGTAGCCGAGCGCGATTACCTCCGCATCAATGCCCGGATCGACGGCGCCGAACGCCTCGATGCCGAATTGGTGGAACTGGCGGTAGCGTCCGGCCTGCGGCTGCTCGTAGCGGAACATCGGACCGATATAATACAGCTTCGTGACGTCCGGCTCGCCGTAGAGCTTGTTCTCCACATACGAGCGCACGACGCCCGCCGTGCCTTCCGGACGGAGGGACATGCTGCGGTCGCCCTTATCGACGAACGTGTACATCTCCTTCTCGACGATGTCCGTCGTCTCGCCGACCCCGCGCTGGAACAGCTCCGTGCTCTCGAAGACCGGCGTGCGGATCTCCTTGTAGTTGAAGCGCCGGCACAGCTCGCGGGCCTTGTTCTCGACATACTGCCATTTCTCGATTTCTCCGGGCAGCAGATCCTGCGTGCCCTTCGGTTTCTGAATACTCATCTGTAGCGCTGACTCCTTTCCCTTCCTGCTCACCTGTTTCTTTAGACAAAAACAAAAAAACTCCCGCCCCTGAACAAATTCAGGGACGAGAGATTGAGCTTCAAGCAAGTCTCCCGCGGTACCACCCACGATTTGAAAGCGCACGGACCCGCTCCACGGATGGAAACGATCTGCTTCTCTTTCACACTTCATGCGGATAACGCCCGCCTGCGCGTTCGGCTACTGTCCGGTACTGAAGCGGGCGTTAGTTAGGCGCCAGCTCGGTACGGCGGAGTTCCCCGACCGTCCTCCGGGAGGTCTCTTCGTGCGATTCGCGCAAGGAAGCTTGCAGCCGGCGGCTTCCCTCTCTGGTATACGCAAGGTTCGTACTACTCTGTCCCATCATTGGATCGACATGTTTTGGCAATGGTTAACACTCATTGTAATGATCTCTTCGCCGGAAGTCAAGACCCAGGCGCCCGGAGAATCCGGGCGGAGGAGCAAGCCGCAGCTTCTCCTGAACACGGCAAGCGTTATGCAGGCAATGCCAAGCGGGTCCCATCTCGTTCCAGCTCAGATCTTCCCAGACTACTAGGATTCCGCTTTGACCGCGTTATATACGTCCCGGATCAGAAGATAGGTATCCCCGTTGGTCAGCTCATCCTTATTGGCGATGGCCTCCAGCGTCTCCGCCTTCAGGAGTCCGCGCTCGGTCAGCACCGAGACAGCGTTCTCCGCTCCCGCTTCCGCCTTGACGAGCAGTGCAATCATGTGGGCCGCCGTATCCAGCGTCAGCGGCAGGCTCTTCGGATCGGAGCCCTTCGCCAGCGCGCCGGCGGGGCTGCCGGTCAGAGCAGCCGGCTTGAACTTGCGGAAGCCTTCCAGCTGGTTCACGAACCGCTGCTGGTTGCTCTTGCCGTCCAGCCCGAAGTCGTTGTTGTAGCCTCCGGTTGCCAGCCCGAGCGTAACGGCGACCTTCAAGCCTTCATACGCTTTGTGCTCCATGAACGGCTCCGGCTTCAGCGTGTATGAATCCAGAGCCATGCCCTGCTTTTTCAGCGTCTCGTGAAGCGCCGCAATGCTTTCCTTATTGGCGGCCATCTGGCGGAAGGTCATCTTGCCGTCCGCCGCAATCTTGGCGGCCGCACCGGCCGCCTCCGCCGCCGCCATGCCGACCGGAATGACCCGCGCGGTGCCGTGTGGCAGCGAATCATAGGAAGCGGCGCGTCCGACCACAAGCAGCCCGTCCACCTTCAGCGGCACGATGCTGCGGAACGGTACGGCATACTGCTTCGGCACGGTCACGACCGCCCCCGTATCCGCCGGCGACATGCGCTGGATATCCACCGGGTACGAGCCGAAGGCGACGCGGTCCCACTGGTCGCGGTTCTCAAGCACGTCCACGATGCTCAGGCGGTATTCGCCCTGGATGTGCCGCGTTTCGCGAACATAGAGCTCGGGCGCGGTGGCATCCAGCTCGATGCCTGCCAGCTCCGGATACTGCTTCTTCATGTGGTCAACCACATGCGGCAGCTCCGCCTTGGCCAGCTCGAAGGCCTCTTCCTTCGATTTCGGATCGGTCCCGTCGACGCCGAAGATCTGCAGCGCGTTGATCAGGATCGTATTGTCGTTCTGACGGCCGATATTGAGCCCGCGCATGCGGATCCGCTCTTTGTTGACCGCCGGGTAGTCCTTCATATCCTTATAGCCCCAGATGCTCATCTCGTTGGAGCCTGTGCCTTCGTCATTATCCTGCTCCGCCCGCTGGCGCATCTTCGCCCATACGTCCGGCGTCACGTTCTTCAGGCGGAATACGAGCGTAACGGCCATCCGGGACTTTTTGTCCCCGAGGTCTTCCCGGCCCGTTGTATAAGGCACGCCTGCGGCAGCCGCGATATCCGCGTCCTGCGTCGCATCGATAACCGACTTCGCGCTGACGGTGACTTCGCTGCCGTCTTCCAGGGTCAGCTTCATCCCCTTCACCAGGGAGGCCGTATCCCCCTTCTCGACAACCGGCTCCATGGACTTCACCTTCAGCAGCACATCGATATTCTTCTCTGCCGCCACCATCTTGTTGAACGCGTTAGCCGCTGTGACCACATCGAAGGAGTCGCCCTCGATCTGGCTGTACCAGGCCGAGAACAGCCCCTTGTTCAGAAGCTCCCTCTGGTGGAGCACGCCTTCTCCCGGCCCGTAATTCATATCCAGCGAGTTCAGCCAGCCGAGCGTCATGAGTCCGCCCAGAATCTCCCGGTTGTGCCCGTCGACGAGCAGCGTCCGCTGGCCGTTCTTCGCAGCCGATACCGCGGCCGCCACGCCTTCCGGATCCGTTCCTGCGACGATCACATCGTAGCTCTCCTGCGGCTTCGACACCGTTTTCACCTTCTCCAGCTGCTGAACCGCACCCGGTTTGACTCCCGCACTGTGATTCGTATTCTTCGTCCACCTGTGCAGCCCGTACGCTCCCGCCGCAATCACCAGCAGCAGGACCGCCAGCAGCATATAGCCCTTGGAGCTTGCACCTCCGGCCCCTTTCCTGTTCGATGCCATAATACACCTCGTCTTCAAAAATAGTAAAAAATCAATAAGGACATGCTTCAGTTGACAATAGGTATCCCTATGTTAGGCGGGCTTGTCCGTTAGGCCCGGCAGCTCTGCCTCCCGGTCCTGCAAGTCCGATGAATGAATCCGAATCATGGAATCGGACCTGCCGCAGGCCCTCCGCTTTCGCTAATCGCTCTCTACAGCAGGAGTCGTAGTGACCTGACCTGATTTTGTCCCGTTACGGTATTACGCTCCTTGTTCCCTTTCCGTTTCTTCCTTCCGTTCACCTCTCCCTCCAAATCTACACCGTCAATCAGTGTAGCACATTCACCCAAGGGAGGTAAAACAAACAGACCGCTTCCGGATCGTGCCGAAAGCGGTCTGCCAAAGCTTACCGGTAGGGTTTGCGGGGCGTCCGCTTGCGCTGCTCGCTGTCCGAGGTATAGAAGCTGAGCAGCGAGCTGTCCGCCCGCTCCGCTGACAGCAGGGCCATCGCTTCGGCCGGGCTGCCGTGGCCCAGCAGCTGATCCGGCTGGGCGGCGAGTACTTCCTTCGTGGAACGGTACATGGCGGTTCAGGCTCCTTTGGGTTGATCCGGGAGTCGACTCCCTCATCTTCCCATTGTGCCCCGCAAACCGCGGTTCCAACCGGATCAGGCCGGATTGCTCTCGAGGATCAGCGTTACCGGCCCGTCGTTAACGAGCGACACGTCCATCATCGCGCCGAACCTGCCCGTCTCCACGGTCAGCCCGAGCTCGCGCAGCATGCCGTTGAACCGCTCGTACAGAGGCTCCGCATGCTCCGGTCTCGCCGCCCCCATGAAATTCGGGCGTCTGCCTTTGCGGCAGTCGCCGTACAGCGTGAACTGGGACACGGAGAGTATCTGTCCACCGGTCTCCAGCACCGAACGGTTCATTTTGCCGTCCTCATCTTCAAAAATGCGCAGCCCCGCGATCTTGTCCGCGAGATACTTCGCATCCGCTTCGGTATCCTCATGGGCAATGCCGACGAGCAGCACGAGCCCGTGCTCAATGCGGCCCACCGCCGCACCCTCTACCGTCACACGCGCTTCTTTGCTGCGCTGAAGCACCACTTTCATCGTTATGAGCCCCGCTTCTGTTTCGTATTCCGCATCGGCTTACGCCTGCATGATGCGCTGTACCGAATACACATCCTTCACCCGCTTGATCTTCTCCACAACGGAGTGCAGATGATCGATGTTGCGGATGAGAATGGTCATATGGATCGTCACCATCTTGTTCTTGTCGGAGCGCCCCGATACTGCCGAGATGATCGTCTTGCATTCCGAGACGACCTGCAGCACTTCATTGAGCAGCCCCCGCCGGTCATGCCCCGTGATCTCGATCTCGACGTTGTAGTTCGCCTCGACATCGTCCACCCATTCCACTTCAATCACGCGGTTCCCTTCATCGCTGCATTCGGGTGAAGGGATATTCGTACAGTCGAGCCGGTGGACGGAGACCCCGCGTCCCCGGGTGATATAGCCGATAATGGCATCGCCCGGCACCGGATTGCAGCAGCGCGCAAAACGGATGAGCAGGTTGTCCACTCCCTTGACCCGGACGCCGCCGGTCGGACGTCCCCTGCGCTCCTTGTCCGGAGCCTTCATTTCCTTGACTTCGGAGGTCAGCTGCATCGCCTGCGCCTGCGCTTCCTCCGCTTCCTTGCGGAGCTTCTCCGTCAGGCGTGTGACGATCTGGGCGGCGGTGATCCCGCCGAACCCGACCGCGGACAGCATATCTTCGACTTCCTGGAAGTTGAACTTGCGGGCAACCTCCATCAGTTCGTCTTCCTTCATCAGCGGAGAGACATCGTAGCCGAGCCGCTTCAGCTCGCGCTCGATCATCTCCTTGCCCTTGACGACGTTCTCCTCACGGCGTTCCTTCTTGAACCACTGGCGGATCTTCGTGCGGGCATGGGAGGATTGTGCGATCTTCACCCAATCCTGGCTCGGTCCGTACGAATGCTTCGAGGTTAGGATCTCAACGATATCCCCGGTCTTGAGCCGGTGGTCGAGCGGCACGATACGGCCGTTCACCTTGGCGCCGATCGTCCGGTTGCCGACTTCCGTGTGAATCCGGTAGGCGAAGTCCAGCGGCACGGAACCGACCGGCAGCTCGATCACTTCCCCCTTAGGCGTAAACACGAACACCAGGTCGGAGAAAAAGTCCATTTTGAGCGATTCCACGAACTCCTGGGCATCCTGGGCCTCGTTCTGCAGCTCGATGATCTCGCGGATAAAATGCATCTTGTCCTCGTAGCTGCCCGTCGGCACATTCGTGCCTTCCTTATATGCCCAGTGCGCCGCCACCCCGTACTCGCTCGTCCGGTGCATCTCGAAGGTACGGATCTGCACTTCCAATGGCTCGCCCTTGGGGCCGATGACCGTCGTATGGAGCGACTGGTACATGTTCGGCTTCGGCATGGCGATATAGTCCTTGAACCGCCCGGGCATCGGCTTCCACAGCGTGTGGATGATCCCGAGGGTCGCATAGCAGTCCTTGATATTGTCGACGATGATCCGAAGGGCCAGCAGGTCGTAGATCTCGTTGAACTGCTTGCTGCGCACGGTCATCTTCTTATAGATACTGTAGATATGCTTCGGCCGGCCGGAGATGTCCCCGTCGATGCCCATCTCGTGAAGCTTCTCCTTCACATTCGTGATGACATCGTTAATATACTGCTCCCGCTCCGTCCGCTTCTTCTGCATGAGATTCACGATCCGGTAGTACTGCTGCGGGTTCAGATAACGAAGCGCAATGTCCTCCATCTCCCACTTGATGGCCGAGATCCCGAGCCGGTGGGCGATCGGACAGAAGATCTCCAGGGTCTCGTCGGCGATCCGCCGCTGCGCCTCTTCCGATTGGTGCTTCAGGGTGCGCATATTGTGCAGCCGGTCCGCCAGCTTGATGAGAATGACGCGGATATCCTGGGCCATCGCCACGAACATTTTGCGGTAATTCTCATTCTGGTGCTCTTCCTTGCTCTTGAACTTGATCTTCTCGAGCTTCGTCAGTCCGTCCACGATCATGGCACAGGTCGCACCGAACTTCTCATGCACGGTCTCGAGGGATACCGTCGTATCCTCCACCACGTCATGGAGCAGCGCAGCAATGATTGACGTGGTGTCCATCTGCATGTTCACGAGAATTTCCGCTACCGCAAGCGGATGCAATATGTAAGGCTCCCCGGACTTGCGGACCTGCCCGAAGTGGGCCTGATCGGCAAATTCGTAGGCTTCCCGGATTCGTTTGAGATCTTGTTCCTTCACATAACTGGATGCCTTCTCAAGAAGCTGCTCTATCCCCATCCGTTCATCCATTCCCTTAAATCGATTTTAATCCATTATGCCCCCGATGAGGGCCCGGCGTCAAGAATATGCGGGAAGAACCGACATATTGCGCGGTCTGTCTTCCCAAGCCGCAGCCCTTACGGGAAAAGTCAGCGCTTCCTGAACCCGGAAAAAACGGCCTGGCCTTCTCCCGGGCCGCCCGGCTTCCATGGCTCAGAGCTCCTTGAGACCTTCAGCGATCAGCTTGCGGCGCTCTTCGATGTACCGTCGGATAAACTCCGGCTCGCCGTCGAAGGTGGAGAAGCTCCATTTGCGCTGCGTGTCGCGGTAGACATACGGACGGATCTGCGCATGCATCCGCTCGGCGACGGGCAGAACCCGGTTCACCGTGAACGCCGTCCGCAGCAGACGCTGCAGCAGCAGCTTATACTGCCTGCGCACCGACGCGTTCCCGAGAAGCCGCTCCGTCAGCTTGTTGTAGCCCCGGATCCGCACCAGGTCGCTGCCGCAGTCCCGGCCATAGCAGTTGCGTCCCCAGGTCCCTTCGTAATCCCAGGGGATGATCCGGTACCTGCCGCTAGGCTTGTGCCGGTACAGCGCATAGTTCTGGTCGAAGCCGTCGTAATTGCCGGTGAGCACGGCCCCCGCCAGCCAGCGGAGATAGTTGTCGATATTCAGCCGCTGCGCCAGGTACCGGTGCAGCTCCTTCGAGCCGGCCATCCCCCCGGCATTCAAGCGGCGGATGAACAGCACAAGACGCTGACGTTCGGCCGGCACTCCCATCATCTGCTGGTATCCCGAGTACAAGGAGGTCTTGCGGCGGGAGGAATCCGTGGCCTTCAGACCGAAGTTGGCATCGTCGTTCACGGCATAGAACAGGGACTGCACCCCGATCCCCCGCTTGCGGAAAAAGGGTCTCTCCACTCCTTCGATCTCCAGATACACTCCGAGGCTCTGGCCGTTCAACATCAGATGCACATGCTGCGTCTTCGGGCTCGGAACCCCGATCGATTCAAAGAAATGAAATGACAGCGCATTGCGGATGAGCGATGGGTCATCGAATTCCGCATTATAATGGTAAGTCCTGCCCCCGCAGACCACTTCATAGGAACGTTTGGGGTAGCTGCGCGTATGTCCGCCGCGGTAGCGCACCTTTGCGCTTGACCTCCCCCGTCCCGATGCAAGCCGGCAGCTCACAAACCTGTCGCTCCACACGTCCTTCTCCAGCTGCTTCAGCTGATCTTCACCAATCACCAGATGCCGCACCGGCAGTTCCGCAGCCATCGCTCTTCCGTCCCTCCCGTCCGATGAGCGGAAGGCACTGTCCAGGCCTCCGCTGCAAGCAAAAAGCCTATCCGTATCGGATAGGCT containing:
- a CDS encoding RelA/SpoT family protein; the protein is MGIEQLLEKASSYVKEQDLKRIREAYEFADQAHFGQVRKSGEPYILHPLAVAEILVNMQMDTTSIIAALLHDVVEDTTVSLETVHEKFGATCAMIVDGLTKLEKIKFKSKEEHQNENYRKMFVAMAQDIRVILIKLADRLHNMRTLKHQSEEAQRRIADETLEIFCPIAHRLGISAIKWEMEDIALRYLNPQQYYRIVNLMQKKRTEREQYINDVITNVKEKLHEMGIDGDISGRPKHIYSIYKKMTVRSKQFNEIYDLLALRIIVDNIKDCYATLGIIHTLWKPMPGRFKDYIAMPKPNMYQSLHTTVIGPKGEPLEVQIRTFEMHRTSEYGVAAHWAYKEGTNVPTGSYEDKMHFIREIIELQNEAQDAQEFVESLKMDFFSDLVFVFTPKGEVIELPVGSVPLDFAYRIHTEVGNRTIGAKVNGRIVPLDHRLKTGDIVEILTSKHSYGPSQDWVKIAQSSHARTKIRQWFKKERREENVVKGKEMIERELKRLGYDVSPLMKEDELMEVARKFNFQEVEDMLSAVGFGGITAAQIVTRLTEKLRKEAEEAQAQAMQLTSEVKEMKAPDKERRGRPTGGVRVKGVDNLLIRFARCCNPVPGDAIIGYITRGRGVSVHRLDCTNIPSPECSDEGNRVIEVEWVDDVEANYNVEIEITGHDRRGLLNEVLQVVSECKTIISAVSGRSDKNKMVTIHMTILIRNIDHLHSVVEKIKRVKDVYSVQRIMQA
- a CDS encoding CotH kinase family protein, with product MAAELPVRHLVIGEDQLKQLEKDVWSDRFVSCRLASGRGRSSAKVRYRGGHTRSYPKRSYEVVCGGRTYHYNAEFDDPSLIRNALSFHFFESIGVPSPKTQHVHLMLNGQSLGVYLEIEGVERPFFRKRGIGVQSLFYAVNDDANFGLKATDSSRRKTSLYSGYQQMMGVPAERQRLVLFIRRLNAGGMAGSKELHRYLAQRLNIDNYLRWLAGAVLTGNYDGFDQNYALYRHKPSGRYRIIPWDYEGTWGRNCYGRDCGSDLVRIRGYNKLTERLLGNASVRRQYKLLLQRLLRTAFTVNRVLPVAERMHAQIRPYVYRDTQRKWSFSTFDGEPEFIRRYIEERRKLIAEGLKEL